Within Bradymonas sediminis, the genomic segment GAGCGCGCGTTCGCGTATCTGCTTATTCCGCCGAATCGCCTGCTCCCCAAGGATGCCCAGGCGCGCCTGGAGGTGATTCAGACGCACACCGAGTTGGGCAGCGGGTTCCAGGTCGCGACCTATGACCTGGAGATTCGCGGGGCGGGCAGCCTGCTCGGCGACAGCCAGTCGGGGCATGTGCAGGCGGTCGGGTTGGACCTGTATACCGAGCTTTTGGAGGAGACGATCAACGAGATGCGCGGGCTGGACGGGGACCAGGACATCGAGCCGGAGGTCAATATGCCGGTCGAGGCGTTTATCCCGTCGTCGTATATCGAGGCGACGTCGCTGCGCCTGATGTTCTACAAGCGCTTCTCGCTGGCGCGCACGCGCGACGAGCTCTTCGATGTGTTCGACGAGTTGGTGGACCGGTTCGGCAAGCCGCCCGAAGAGGTGCGCAACCTGCGCGACGTCATCGCGATCAAGGCGGCGTGTCGCCAGCTCAGCGCCACGCGCTTTGACTGCGGGCCGAGCGCCATCAGCATCGAGCTCGACCCGCGCACGAGCCTCGCGCCCGAGAAGGTCGTCGCGTTTATCCACGAGACCCGCGGCCGGCTGCGCCTGACCGAGGAGATGAAGCTTATCTTCTCGCTGACCCCCGAGGAGTCGGCGCGCCCGCTGGAGACCAGCCGCGCGTTTGTGGAGAAGTTGCTTAATTACCGGGCGTAGGGGCGGGCGGCGCGCGCGTGGCCCGCGCGCTGCTTCACGTTTATCGCTCACTGGGCTAAACTCCGGGCGAGCTACGATTCTTTCAAAAATATCCGATGCGTGGCGCGCGTTGATTGGGTAGACTATGCGCGCCCCTGAGATAACCAACTAAGCGATGAGGAATGCTCTTGAGTGCTGACAAGGTGAGCGGTGAGGCGAGTTTTTTGTCCGATGCGCAGATTGATGCGCTCGATTTTTCGGGGCTCGCGCCGGCGCACGCGCTCGAGGAAGACGAGCCTATCACGCGCGCCGAGGGCTTCTGGAATAGCTTCGATGATGTGCATCTTTTCTGGCAATCCTGGGCGCCCGAGGGCGGGCCGACGCGCGGGGTCATCGCGCTGATGCATGGGTTTGGGGAGCACTCGGCGCGCTATGAGCACGTGGCCGGGGCGTTGTGTCGGGCGGGCTATGCGGTGATGGCGATCGACGCGCGCGGGCATGGACGAAGCGGCGGAAAGCGCGCGCACGTGAAGTCATTCTCCGACTATGTGCGCGACTATGAGCTGCTTATTATGCATGCCCGGGCGCAGTGGCCGGCGCAGAAGCTCTTTAGCTTTGGGCATTCCAACGGCGGGTTGATCGTGTTGAGCTATGCGCTCACGCAGCCCAAGGATGTCAGCGGGTTTGTGGTCAGCAGCCCGGCCTGCAAATTGGCGGTCAAGGTCAACCCGATCAAGGCGGCGGCCGGACGATTGATGAGCGATATCTGGCC encodes:
- a CDS encoding alpha/beta hydrolase; the encoded protein is MSADKVSGEASFLSDAQIDALDFSGLAPAHALEEDEPITRAEGFWNSFDDVHLFWQSWAPEGGPTRGVIALMHGFGEHSARYEHVAGALCRAGYAVMAIDARGHGRSGGKRAHVKSFSDYVRDYELLIMHARAQWPAQKLFSFGHSNGGLIVLSYALTQPKDVSGFVVSSPACKLAVKVNPIKAAAGRLMSDIWPSLTLPNGIDAEWVSHLKEVTDGYKADPLGLSVVSARWFTEVLSAQEELMKRANTLTQPFLFLLAGTDRLVDVKAAEEVFHKMGSDERELEIYPKLYHEILNEEPWADILRRMIRWTEKYREKAADAPGDAAGEKG